A single window of Taeniopygia guttata chromosome 1, bTaeGut7.mat, whole genome shotgun sequence DNA harbors:
- the B4GALT4 gene encoding beta-1,4-galactosyltransferase 4, with protein sequence MALGLNVFNLLYKFKVLVLVTLFVMVLWTTFGYLVDTRQEIPKAKSMVEFFRKVTSLQQSQKEEKIESTADVPMVKSFQSPCPALSPYLRGASKLSFKPSVTLEEVQKENPQVAKGRYHPMDCSALQHVAILIPHRNREKHLLYLLQHLHPFLQRQQLDYGIYVIHQAGNTKFNRAKLLNVGYLEALKEANWDCFIFHDVDLVPENDFNIYMCDTQPKHLVVGRNNTGYRLRYRGYFGGVTALTRDQFSKVNGFSNSYWGWGGEDDDLRIRVEMQKMKVVRPPADVARYTMIFHNRDHGNEENRERMKLLRQVSRTWKTDGLNSCSYKLLSVEHNPLYVNITVDFSMQPKVS encoded by the exons ATGGCCTTGGGCTTGAATGTTTTTAACCTCTTGTATAAGTTCAAAGTGTTGGTGCTTGTCACTTTATTTGTGATGGTGCTATGGACCACGTTCGGTTACTTAGTGGACACCAGACAGGAAATTCCTAAAGCTAAGAGCATGGTGGAGTTTTTCAGGAAGGTAACTAGCCTGCAGCAGAGTCAGAAGGAAGAGAAGATTGAATCCACTGCAGATGTTCCCATGGTGAAGTCATTTCAGagtccctgcccagctctgtctCCGTACCTGC GAGGTGCCAGCAAACTCTCCTTCAAACCATCTGTGACACTGGAAGAGGTGCAAAAGGAGAACCCTCAGGTAGCCAAGGGCCGGTACCACCCTATGGactgctcagccctgcagcacgTGGCCATCCTTATCCCACATCGCAATCGGGAGAAGCATCTGCTATacctcctgcagcacctccacCCCTTCctgcaaaggcagcagctggatTATGGCATCTATGTCATTCACcag GCTGGCAACACCAAATTTAATCGAGCCAAACTGCTGAATGTAGGATACCTAGAGGCCCTAAAAGAAGCAAACTGGGACTGTTTCATTTTCCATGATGTGGATCTGGTGCCAGAAAATGACTTTAACATTTATATGTGTGACACACAACCAAAGCACCTTGTAGTTGGCAGGAACAATACTGGATACAG GTTACGGTACCGGGGATATTTTGGAGGTGTAACTGCTCTTACAAGAGATCAGTTTTCCAAAGTGAATGGATTTTCTAACAGCTACTGGGGTTGGGGTGGAGAAGATGATGACCTTCGAATCAG GGTTGAGATGCAGAAGATGAAAGTGGTGAGGCCACCTGCTGATGTGGCCAGGTACACGATGATCTTCCACAACCGTGACCACGGTAATGAGGAGAATCGAGAGAG GATGAAGCTTCTCCGTCAGGTCTCTAGAACATGGAAGACAGACGGGCTGAATTCCTGCTCCTATAAACTGCTCTCCGTGGAACACAACCCACTGTATGTCAACATCACAGTGGACTTCAGCATGCAGCCCAAGGTCTCATAG